In one window of Leptospira sp. GIMC2001 DNA:
- a CDS encoding methyl-accepting chemotaxis protein yields MENSMDEKEIEQAITFKGERVAVQVRFYLTGLFLLASVIGTLTNGWTIPIIAYYLSTAYFFVLTTLSFFLLKYRKLPFWMIYFSAVSDVLVVLIIRIITSIFTDDGLEQEMKGKGIFMIFLIFAALMPLRNNFRFSVIIGSLIFLAEIAFLAFASNQGYVYAMDNGFGKNEMNLVSLINGNLFFLGTIAILCIATKIMNTYLKESRANESKARNTNEKNQEILIGLQNSKDQIHKLKDFANEFLSELQKGLETQASTSEESSAAMEEISAASRKISDTTREQQGQVLSAEKQATVLQLEFEDFKNLILRIKESIKQLNIDLDKGRGVIQITKSSMSNINQSAKDIAGTLKVMNELASRTNLLALNASIEAARAGEEGKGFAVVADEVSKLASRSTNHTKEIAEKINHSLEKTEDGTQSVFEVNETFQNIFDGFSLIDKNLDKGLESLGIFEGEKDKIIQSIQQLSEQAHFVRDSTKEQSSAIDATNESINNLSQSAAYLSSWISKFDTLHLFLNQTEELINKINTEES; encoded by the coding sequence ATGGAAAATTCAATGGATGAAAAGGAAATCGAACAAGCAATCACATTCAAAGGCGAGCGAGTTGCTGTTCAAGTAAGATTCTATCTAACAGGACTATTCTTGTTAGCATCAGTCATTGGAACCTTGACAAATGGCTGGACCATTCCCATAATCGCCTACTATCTATCAACAGCCTATTTTTTCGTTCTAACGACTCTGTCATTTTTTCTGCTAAAGTATCGCAAGTTGCCTTTCTGGATGATTTACTTTTCTGCTGTATCAGATGTTCTCGTTGTTCTCATAATTCGAATCATTACATCTATTTTTACTGACGATGGATTAGAGCAAGAAATGAAGGGGAAAGGAATCTTTATGATTTTTTTAATCTTTGCTGCTCTAATGCCATTGAGAAATAATTTTCGGTTTAGTGTTATCATTGGTAGTTTAATCTTTTTAGCTGAGATTGCTTTTCTAGCCTTCGCATCGAATCAAGGTTATGTTTATGCAATGGATAATGGTTTTGGAAAGAATGAAATGAATCTCGTTAGCCTAATCAATGGAAATTTATTTTTCCTAGGTACGATCGCCATTCTATGTATAGCAACCAAAATCATGAATACATATCTAAAGGAATCAAGAGCAAATGAATCCAAAGCTAGAAATACCAATGAGAAAAACCAAGAAATTCTCATAGGTCTTCAAAATTCCAAAGACCAAATTCACAAGCTCAAAGATTTTGCGAATGAATTCTTATCCGAGTTGCAGAAAGGATTGGAAACACAAGCGTCAACGTCGGAAGAATCGTCTGCCGCCATGGAAGAAATTTCCGCAGCTTCCCGAAAAATCTCTGATACAACCCGAGAGCAACAAGGACAAGTTCTATCTGCAGAAAAGCAAGCAACTGTTCTTCAATTGGAATTTGAAGATTTTAAAAATCTGATCCTTCGAATCAAAGAAAGCATTAAGCAATTGAATATAGACTTGGACAAAGGCAGAGGCGTAATTCAAATTACAAAAAGTTCGATGAGTAATATCAATCAATCTGCAAAAGATATTGCTGGGACGCTAAAAGTTATGAATGAATTGGCATCCAGAACCAACTTACTTGCATTAAATGCATCGATCGAAGCAGCAAGAGCAGGAGAAGAAGGAAAAGGTTTTGCGGTAGTTGCCGATGAAGTTAGTAAATTGGCTAGTAGATCAACAAATCATACGAAAGAAATTGCCGAAAAAATCAATCATAGTTTAGAGAAAACCGAAGACGGTACACAATCTGTTTTTGAAGTAAACGAAACATTCCAGAACATCTTTGACGGATTCTCTCTAATTGACAAAAATCTAGACAAAGGTTTGGAATCCCTTGGAATCTTTGAAGGGGAGAAAGATAAAATCATTCAATCCATACAACAGTTAAGCGAACAGGCTCATTTTGTTCGTGACTCAACGAAAGAACAATCCAGCGCAATCGATGCAACCAATGAGAGTATAAATAATCTATCTCAATCTGCTGCATATCTTTCGAGCTGGATTTCGAAATTTGATACATTGCATCTATTCCTAAATCAGACAGAAGAGTTAATTAATAAAATTAATACTGAAGAATCCTAG
- a CDS encoding 6,7-dimethyl-8-ribityllumazine synthase, producing the protein MIPYRWLEIIQEVEKMEKLINTKRRIAFIQASWHKDIVDQARISFTNEIQNAGYDSKDIDFFEVPGSFEIPLQAKLLAKSGKYVGIVAAGFVIDGGIYRHDFVGRAVIEGLMQVQLETLVPVLSVVLTPHHFHEHEAHKNFYFDHFKLKGLEAAKACLQTLKNIQNIN; encoded by the coding sequence TTGATTCCTTATAGATGGTTAGAAATTATCCAAGAGGTAGAAAAGATGGAAAAATTAATTAATACTAAGAGAAGAATAGCTTTCATACAAGCTTCCTGGCACAAAGATATTGTTGATCAAGCTAGAATTTCATTTACGAACGAAATTCAAAATGCAGGTTATGATTCCAAAGACATTGATTTTTTCGAGGTTCCCGGGAGCTTTGAGATTCCATTGCAAGCAAAACTTCTAGCTAAATCAGGGAAATATGTTGGAATCGTAGCGGCTGGATTTGTCATTGATGGTGGCATTTATAGACATGACTTTGTAGGTCGTGCCGTCATCGAAGGCTTGATGCAAGTTCAACTGGAAACATTAGTTCCAGTTTTATCAGTTGTGCTGACTCCACACCATTTTCATGAACACGAAGCACATAAGAATTTCTATTTTGATCATTTTAAGTTAAAAGGTCTTGAGGCAGCTAAAGCTTGTTTACAAACCTTGAAAAATATTCAAAATATAAATTAG
- a CDS encoding response regulator transcription factor, producing MKKLNNEEIVEIQIIEDNIDSVNYLQSIFQESAHFQITDVFPSYEIAKNSFEKFCPFWIIDIGLPGKSGINALKEIKSLHPNSKVCMFTSIEDPVNILKCIKIGANGYLLKDISPKLFIHELESILLGGSPLTARVAEKILEEYISQNDVLEPEPIKNETERKSILTNRQIEILNYISLGMTYSSIANKLNKSPRTIRKHIENIYKNLKVNSKLEAIQLGIKIGILKRE from the coding sequence ATGAAAAAGCTCAACAATGAGGAAATTGTCGAAATTCAGATAATTGAAGATAATATTGATTCAGTAAATTATTTACAATCTATTTTTCAAGAGTCAGCACATTTCCAAATCACAGATGTATTTCCTTCATATGAAATTGCTAAGAATTCATTTGAGAAATTTTGTCCTTTTTGGATCATTGATATTGGACTTCCTGGAAAATCTGGAATCAACGCTCTAAAAGAAATTAAATCACTCCACCCTAATTCCAAAGTTTGCATGTTCACTTCGATTGAAGATCCTGTAAATATATTGAAATGTATAAAAATTGGTGCAAATGGATATTTGTTAAAAGATATTTCACCAAAATTATTTATCCATGAATTGGAATCGATTCTTTTAGGTGGTTCACCTTTAACGGCAAGAGTCGCAGAAAAAATTTTAGAAGAATATATTTCTCAAAATGATGTTCTTGAACCAGAGCCTATCAAAAATGAAACTGAAAGAAAAAGTATTCTGACAAATCGACAGATTGAAATATTGAATTACATTTCCTTGGGAATGACTTACTCATCAATTGCGAATAAATTGAATAAATCTCCTAGGACAATCAGAAAACATATAGAAAACATTTATAAGAATTTGAAAGTAAATTCTAAACTGGAAGCGATACAATTAGGAATTAAAATAGGAATACTAAAACGCGAATAA
- a CDS encoding phage holin family protein codes for MVSLILSILLQAAVVWYVFPWINSSFHVNGQFESAVVVVLVFILLNWIIRKLFFIFTLGIGLVFYYLSLGLLGLVANAVVLLLIAKFFPKLLSVPDFGTAFLGGLSMALAALVMGHERSRK; via the coding sequence ATGGTTTCACTTATATTATCAATTCTCCTTCAAGCAGCGGTTGTCTGGTATGTTTTTCCATGGATCAATTCTTCATTTCATGTCAATGGACAATTTGAGAGTGCGGTTGTGGTTGTTTTGGTTTTTATTTTGCTCAACTGGATAATCCGTAAGTTATTTTTTATCTTTACGCTTGGAATTGGTTTAGTTTTCTATTATCTATCATTAGGATTATTAGGATTGGTTGCAAACGCAGTCGTTTTACTTTTAATTGCTAAGTTTTTTCCAAAATTATTATCAGTTCCCGATTTTGGAACTGCTTTCTTGGGTGGATTGAGTATGGCCCTAGCAGCACTTGTTATGGGACATGAAAGATCACGAAAGTAA
- a CDS encoding sensor domain-containing diguanylate cyclase, whose product MGESVTVIPSSLFEEIIAKALDAVWVINEDNEVEFMNPAAEILSGYTKLELVGQSFSTIIPPNYAGDHLEYIRNYLDRNTDDNSTVLGKVREFYIYSKDKVAIPIELKAFEIGTNVGEKRKFAGIMRDIRARKQLEENQKMTMVTLKKLAFIDELTMIPNRRSFYETFRKLLAGIQRKHRFAVIGLVDIDNFKEINDKYGHDIGDMVLIHVSKVFIENLREEDTVGRIGGEEFGLLLPETDLEGAYIVLERLRIAVKQYKFFVFENFYLNVTISTGFVNIGSEQTVEEIIKCADIALYKAKSAGKDIVSSY is encoded by the coding sequence ATGGGGGAATCAGTAACCGTGATACCTTCTTCCCTTTTTGAAGAGATCATTGCGAAAGCATTGGATGCAGTTTGGGTTATCAATGAAGACAATGAAGTAGAATTTATGAACCCCGCTGCGGAAATTTTGTCTGGTTACACCAAATTAGAATTAGTTGGTCAGTCTTTTTCTACAATCATTCCTCCTAATTATGCCGGTGATCATTTAGAATATATTCGCAATTATTTGGATCGAAATACAGATGATAATTCAACAGTCTTAGGTAAAGTTCGGGAATTCTATATTTATTCAAAAGATAAAGTAGCGATTCCTATTGAATTAAAAGCTTTTGAAATTGGAACCAATGTCGGCGAAAAACGTAAATTCGCCGGTATCATGAGGGATATTCGAGCACGGAAACAATTAGAAGAGAATCAGAAAATGACGATGGTTACTCTTAAGAAGCTGGCTTTTATTGATGAGCTAACGATGATTCCTAATCGTAGATCATTTTACGAAACTTTTAGAAAACTACTTGCAGGTATTCAGAGAAAGCATCGATTTGCAGTTATCGGACTAGTAGATATCGATAACTTCAAAGAGATCAATGACAAGTATGGTCACGATATAGGAGACATGGTTCTGATCCATGTCTCAAAAGTATTCATAGAAAATCTGCGCGAAGAAGATACTGTCGGAAGAATTGGTGGAGAAGAGTTTGGATTGCTACTTCCAGAGACAGATTTGGAAGGAGCTTATATTGTATTGGAGCGTCTAAGAATCGCTGTTAAGCAATATAAGTTTTTTGTTTTTGAGAATTTCTATTTAAATGTTACAATTAGTACAGGTTTTGTAAATATTGGATCAGAACAAACTGTCGAAGAGATCATCAAATGTGCAGATATTGCATTGTATAAAGCAAAATCTGCAGGAAAAGATATCGTTTCTAGCTACTAA
- the map gene encoding type I methionyl aminopeptidase: protein MSISNDEELSGILKAGKMVARIRDAMRNFLKPGMTTFELDDFARKQFAIFGGVSAPKQDYNYPGYTCISLNDEAAHGLPSKDRKVNSGDLINIDVSGQLDGFYADTGISFVACSTETNKWTHLCDAAKKSTLAGIKQARTGNLLRYIGRSIHETAKNEGYTVIKNLAGHGTGRKLHEAPEVLNFENKREKKILNEGLVLAIESFVSNGSEYVYEERDGWTLKTPDGSRVAQFEHTVVVTKKGAIIATV, encoded by the coding sequence ATGTCAATTTCAAACGATGAAGAATTATCAGGAATCCTGAAAGCGGGCAAGATGGTTGCTCGCATAAGAGACGCTATGCGAAATTTTCTAAAGCCAGGAATGACTACATTTGAATTAGATGATTTTGCTCGAAAGCAATTCGCAATATTTGGTGGAGTTTCTGCACCCAAGCAAGATTATAATTATCCTGGCTATACTTGCATTAGTTTGAATGACGAAGCCGCTCATGGACTTCCATCCAAAGATAGAAAAGTGAATTCGGGTGATCTAATCAATATCGATGTCTCAGGCCAGCTTGATGGATTTTATGCTGATACAGGAATTTCGTTTGTCGCATGTAGCACAGAAACCAATAAATGGACTCATTTATGTGATGCTGCTAAAAAGAGTACATTAGCTGGAATCAAACAAGCAAGAACAGGAAATCTATTGCGTTATATTGGAAGATCTATTCATGAAACTGCGAAAAATGAAGGTTATACGGTAATAAAAAATTTAGCAGGTCATGGAACCGGTAGAAAATTGCATGAAGCACCGGAAGTTCTAAATTTTGAAAACAAAAGAGAGAAAAAAATTCTAAACGAAGGTCTCGTACTTGCTATTGAATCATTTGTCTCAAATGGTTCAGAGTATGTTTATGAGGAACGAGATGGCTGGACACTCAAAACACCAGATGGTTCCCGGGTTGCTCAATTTGAACATACAGTAGTCGTTACTAAAAAAGGTGCAATCATCGCAACTGTTTAG
- a CDS encoding glycoside hydrolase family 172 protein has translation MIWKFIIYTFIILFQIQGIYADSLSELWQKRQNYDNYRVSSFDKSGGNDDFVKIIPNGIYELADLKGSGIIRHIWITLWSKDKMILRNAVLRIHWDGQKHPSVEVPLGDFFGQGWGEEYIMNSLPIVAAPKKGKGLNSYFSMPYSDGAKITVENQSSEEIGSFYFYVDYEKRNDITKDSPRFHANWRRSTTKPETNDDRENDRAVLGPMHKGKKSLAGNFVFADIEGDGHFVGIQYYVDSPTPLWYGEGDDMIFIDGTSWPPRLHGTGTEDFFNTAWCPKEVFHHPYFGYPRVTESIGWLGRTHIYRFFLESPIRFSKSFVGSIEHGHGNSLSLDLAAVAYWYQTLPNKKFPELPSVQNRQNKPAITENDIHRWRDSYRKSKGGGEIWGNQ, from the coding sequence ATGATTTGGAAATTTATTATTTATACATTTATAATTCTTTTCCAAATCCAAGGAATCTATGCAGATTCTCTTTCGGAATTATGGCAAAAAAGGCAAAACTATGATAACTATCGAGTTTCTTCTTTTGATAAGTCGGGAGGAAATGATGATTTTGTCAAAATTATACCAAATGGTATATATGAGTTAGCTGATTTAAAAGGTTCTGGAATCATCCGACATATATGGATTACTTTATGGTCCAAGGATAAAATGATTCTTCGCAATGCCGTGTTGAGAATACACTGGGACGGCCAAAAGCATCCGAGCGTTGAGGTTCCTCTTGGGGATTTTTTCGGACAAGGTTGGGGTGAAGAATACATTATGAACAGCCTACCGATTGTTGCCGCTCCAAAAAAAGGAAAAGGTCTCAACTCCTATTTTTCTATGCCCTATTCAGATGGAGCAAAAATCACAGTAGAGAACCAATCTTCAGAAGAAATCGGAAGTTTTTATTTTTATGTAGATTATGAAAAAAGAAATGATATAACAAAAGATAGTCCAAGATTCCATGCAAATTGGAGAAGATCTACAACAAAGCCTGAGACAAATGATGATCGTGAGAATGATCGCGCTGTTCTTGGCCCAATGCATAAGGGCAAAAAGTCCCTGGCTGGCAATTTTGTTTTTGCTGATATCGAGGGAGACGGTCATTTCGTTGGGATACAATACTATGTTGATTCACCAACACCTCTCTGGTATGGAGAAGGCGATGATATGATTTTCATTGATGGAACTTCTTGGCCTCCGCGCTTGCATGGAACGGGAACTGAAGATTTTTTCAATACGGCTTGGTGTCCTAAGGAAGTTTTCCATCATCCTTATTTTGGTTATCCTCGTGTTACGGAAAGCATTGGTTGGCTCGGGCGAACTCATATCTATCGGTTTTTTTTGGAATCACCGATTCGTTTCTCGAAATCGTTTGTTGGAAGCATTGAACATGGGCATGGCAACTCTCTTAGTTTAGATCTAGCTGCGGTTGCCTATTGGTACCAGACTTTACCCAATAAAAAATTTCCAGAATTACCATCCGTTCAGAATCGGCAGAACAAACCTGCAATAACCGAAAATGATATACATAGATGGAGAGACAGTTACAGAAAGTCCAAAGGTGGAGGGGAAATATGGGGGAATCAGTAA
- a CDS encoding ABCB family ABC transporter ATP-binding protein/permease: MKSLLPYLLEHKFRVLVAILFLILAKLATVMIPFILKDLVDDLDSIKSSYLMISLPVGLLVTYGLLRFANVMFGEIRDTLFGRITERAMHKIGLKVFEHVHNLDLEFHLNRSTGGLSRDIERGVSGISFLLRFMVFNIVPVILEIAMVIGILIINYSIWFAIITLIAIILYITYSVIVTDWRIIFIREANKADSESNSRAVDSLLNYETVKYFSNEKYEVSRYDEDLEKWETARRKNRLSLFVVNGGQALIVSLAMTAIMILAAINVINATMTLGDFVLMNAFMMQLFIPLNLLGFVYREIKGSLTNIEKMFQLLDQKPSIKDEPNCKDLEIREGRIKFESVRFHYDANRTILQNVNFEVLPKQKLAVVGSSGSGKSTIVKLLFRFYDVNEGCISIDGQDIRNISQSSLRKSIGIVPQDTVLFNTTILENIRYGRIDSTMEEIWDAIRLAHLEDFILSLPNQLETIVGERGLKLSGGEKQRIAIARTILKRPHILVFDEATSSLDSQSEQFVLKAIAEVSKGQTSLVIAHRLSTIVDSDAIIVLEQGKIVETGTHDSLIQMNSVYANLWRIQQKENKVESKI; encoded by the coding sequence TTGAAATCGCTATTACCGTATCTTTTGGAACATAAATTTCGAGTCTTAGTTGCGATACTTTTTCTGATTTTGGCAAAACTTGCAACCGTAATGATTCCTTTCATACTAAAGGACTTAGTTGATGATCTTGACTCAATCAAATCCAGTTATTTAATGATTAGTCTTCCTGTTGGATTGCTCGTAACTTATGGATTGCTCCGATTCGCCAATGTTATGTTTGGTGAAATTAGAGATACATTATTTGGTAGGATAACAGAGCGAGCCATGCACAAGATTGGATTGAAGGTTTTTGAACATGTTCACAATTTAGATCTGGAATTCCATCTCAATCGAAGTACAGGCGGTTTATCTAGAGATATCGAACGTGGAGTATCGGGAATAAGCTTTCTTTTGAGATTTATGGTATTCAATATTGTACCTGTCATTTTAGAAATCGCGATGGTGATAGGCATATTGATTATCAATTATTCTATTTGGTTTGCGATAATCACATTGATTGCAATCATTCTTTACATTACCTACTCAGTGATCGTCACGGATTGGCGAATCATATTTATTCGAGAAGCCAATAAAGCAGATTCCGAAAGCAATTCCAGAGCTGTTGATAGCCTTTTGAATTATGAAACTGTTAAATATTTCTCCAATGAGAAGTATGAAGTGTCAAGATATGATGAGGATCTCGAAAAATGGGAAACTGCTCGTAGAAAAAACCGACTATCTCTTTTTGTTGTGAATGGAGGACAAGCATTGATTGTCTCTCTTGCAATGACAGCTATAATGATTCTTGCTGCAATAAATGTAATTAATGCAACGATGACGTTAGGCGACTTTGTATTAATGAATGCTTTCATGATGCAGCTTTTCATTCCATTGAATTTATTGGGATTTGTTTATCGCGAAATTAAGGGCTCATTAACCAATATTGAAAAAATGTTCCAGTTGCTTGATCAAAAACCAAGCATAAAGGATGAACCCAATTGCAAAGATTTAGAAATTCGAGAAGGAAGAATCAAATTTGAATCTGTCCGTTTCCACTATGATGCGAATCGAACCATACTTCAGAATGTGAACTTCGAAGTTTTACCGAAACAAAAACTAGCAGTGGTCGGTAGCAGTGGATCGGGGAAATCTACGATAGTAAAACTGTTGTTTCGTTTTTACGACGTCAATGAAGGATGCATAAGCATTGACGGGCAAGACATTCGAAATATAAGTCAATCTTCTCTTCGCAAGTCTATAGGTATCGTTCCACAAGATACGGTTTTATTCAATACGACAATTCTTGAAAATATTCGATATGGAAGAATCGATTCAACCATGGAAGAAATCTGGGATGCAATTCGTCTCGCACATCTTGAAGATTTTATACTATCATTGCCTAACCAATTAGAGACAATTGTCGGCGAACGAGGATTAAAACTAAGTGGAGGAGAAAAACAACGAATTGCAATAGCTAGAACGATTTTGAAAAGACCGCATATCTTAGTTTTTGATGAAGCCACTTCTTCTCTAGATAGTCAATCCGAACAATTTGTCCTCAAAGCTATTGCCGAAGTAAGCAAAGGTCAAACTAGCCTGGTCATTGCGCATCGCCTTTCGACGATCGTTGATTCAGATGCCATCATAGTCTTAGAACAAGGAAAAATTGTAGAAACTGGAACCCATGATTCACTGATTCAAATGAATTCAGTATATGCTAATCTTTGGAGAATCCAACAAAAAGAAAACAAAGTGGAATCCAAAATCTAA
- a CDS encoding START domain-containing protein, producing the protein MNLSFIKTEMIFFLLLAFGASSVYSQSTEWKEAKKKNGITVLTREYSGSSIDEFMGKTEVEASLSQVVSLLSDPAACEYLYFNCKELVVLSNANNRAVFYLRNGAPWPVANRDVVVERLLNQNPKTKVITMKLKKTESVSKPSPSGVVRIEEFDAVWRLTPLSSGKVRVEYQAHFEPGGSVPQSVINLVITDTPYNTLANIKKVVGEGKFREAKIDWIAELE; encoded by the coding sequence ATGAATTTAAGCTTTATAAAAACCGAAATGATATTTTTCCTTCTGCTGGCATTTGGTGCAAGCTCAGTCTATTCTCAGAGTACGGAATGGAAAGAAGCTAAAAAGAAAAATGGAATTACTGTATTAACTAGAGAATATTCAGGATCCAGTATAGATGAATTTATGGGTAAGACGGAAGTCGAGGCGAGTCTTTCACAGGTTGTAAGTCTGCTATCCGACCCAGCCGCGTGCGAATATTTGTATTTCAACTGTAAGGAACTGGTTGTGCTTTCTAACGCGAATAACAGGGCAGTTTTCTATTTGCGAAATGGGGCTCCTTGGCCAGTTGCCAATCGTGATGTTGTAGTTGAGCGTTTGTTGAATCAGAATCCGAAAACCAAAGTGATCACCATGAAGCTTAAGAAAACCGAATCTGTTTCTAAGCCGTCGCCTTCTGGAGTTGTTCGTATCGAAGAATTTGACGCAGTTTGGCGACTGACTCCACTTTCATCAGGTAAAGTTCGTGTCGAATACCAAGCACATTTTGAGCCAGGTGGATCGGTTCCACAATCTGTAATCAATCTTGTAATCACCGATACTCCTTACAACACTTTAGCGAACATCAAGAAAGTCGTTGGTGAAGGCAAATTCAGAGAGGCTAAAATAGATTGGATTGCAGAATTGGAATAA
- a CDS encoding alpha-glucosidase — translation MSWWKDAVIYQIYPRSFYDSNGDGIGDLEGIIQKLDYLNDGTDKSLGIDAIWLSPIYPSPMYDFGYDISDYNSIDSVFGDLKIFQKLIKEAHKRKIKIIMDLVVNHTSHLHPWFLDSRSSINSEKRDWYIWKDPVDGQEPNNFLGTFGGKAWTMDEKTGQYYYHSFLAEQPDLNWRNPAVKEEIFKMIRYWLDMKVDGFRLDVVNLFYKDDQWRDNPSRIFKGIRPFDRQVHIYDRDRPEMHDLLRDLRKLLDSYKDRMSVGEVMMDPPGKVSIPASYYGNNDELHMAFNFAFLYSFWGAGNFKKVIDEWEDALGEKNWPNYTLSNHDFRRHFSRYADGKLSFLRAKLTALMLLTLRGTPFLYYGEEIGMESERVPKKNLQDPVGIRYWPFHPGRDSERKPMCWDASEFGGFSKRIPWLPVYSKFQKRNVETAQKEPDSLWCFYRDIIKLRKSSKALKTGTIETGIDSTESFLYYTRSIGKEKSHIILNFSSDEKIFHIPADWKPKNLMMDSYQSGILKKKLSPAHEIILLPYQALLWEG, via the coding sequence ATGAGTTGGTGGAAAGACGCAGTAATTTATCAGATATACCCACGTAGTTTTTATGATTCCAATGGTGATGGAATTGGTGATTTAGAAGGGATCATTCAGAAGTTAGATTATTTGAATGATGGAACGGATAAATCACTTGGCATCGATGCAATATGGCTTTCTCCAATTTATCCATCTCCCATGTATGACTTCGGATATGATATCTCGGACTACAATTCCATAGATTCAGTGTTTGGTGATCTTAAGATATTCCAAAAGCTGATCAAAGAAGCACATAAGAGAAAGATCAAAATCATCATGGACCTCGTAGTGAACCATACTTCCCATCTTCATCCTTGGTTTCTAGATTCTAGATCATCTATCAATAGCGAGAAGCGTGATTGGTATATCTGGAAGGATCCGGTGGATGGACAAGAACCCAATAATTTTCTGGGAACTTTTGGCGGTAAAGCTTGGACTATGGATGAGAAGACAGGCCAGTATTATTACCATTCTTTTCTTGCTGAACAACCAGATTTGAATTGGAGAAATCCTGCAGTTAAAGAAGAAATTTTCAAAATGATTCGTTATTGGTTGGATATGAAGGTTGATGGTTTTCGCCTAGATGTAGTTAACTTATTCTACAAAGATGATCAATGGCGGGACAATCCATCAAGGATATTCAAAGGAATTCGTCCTTTTGATCGGCAAGTCCATATCTATGACAGAGATAGACCAGAAATGCATGATCTGCTACGTGATCTAAGAAAACTTTTGGATTCTTATAAGGACAGAATGTCCGTCGGCGAAGTGATGATGGATCCACCTGGTAAAGTTTCCATTCCAGCTTCTTATTATGGAAATAATGATGAATTGCATATGGCTTTTAATTTTGCGTTTCTCTACTCTTTCTGGGGAGCGGGTAATTTCAAAAAAGTTATAGATGAATGGGAAGATGCACTAGGCGAAAAGAACTGGCCGAATTATACACTTAGTAATCATGATTTCCGAAGACATTTTTCAAGATATGCTGATGGAAAATTGTCATTTCTTCGAGCAAAGCTAACAGCACTTATGCTATTAACTTTAAGAGGAACTCCTTTCTTATATTATGGTGAAGAAATTGGTATGGAAAGTGAAAGAGTTCCTAAGAAAAATTTGCAGGATCCAGTAGGAATTCGGTATTGGCCTTTTCACCCTGGACGAGATTCAGAACGAAAACCAATGTGCTGGGATGCTTCTGAATTTGGAGGATTCTCGAAAAGAATTCCTTGGTTACCTGTGTATTCAAAATTTCAAAAACGAAATGTTGAAACAGCGCAGAAAGAACCGGATAGTCTCTGGTGTTTTTATCGAGATATTATCAAATTAAGAAAATCAAGTAAAGCACTCAAAACTGGAACGATTGAAACAGGTATCGATTCGACAGAATCCTTCTTATACTATACAAGAAGTATCGGTAAGGAAAAAAGTCATATCATTCTAAATTTCTCTTCGGATGAAAAGATTTTTCATATTCCTGCTGATTGGAAACCTAAGAATCTTATGATGGATAGCTATCAATCGGGAATATTAAAGAAAAAATTATCTCCTGCTCACGAAATAATTCTTTTGCCATATCAGGCATTGCTGTGGGAAGGATAA